A genomic stretch from Enterobacter dykesii includes:
- the pyk gene encoding pyruvate kinase — protein MSRRLRRTKIVTTLGPATDRDNNLEKIIAAGANVVRMNFSHGTPEDHKLRADKVREIAAKLGRHVAILGDLQGPKIRVSTFKEGKVFLNIGDKFLLDANLGKGEGDKEKVGIDYKGLPADVVPGDILLLDDGRVQLKVLEVQGMKVFTEVTVGGPLSNNKGINKLGGGLSAEALTDKDKADIVTAALIGVDYLAVSFPRCGEDLNYARRLARDAGCDAKIVAKVERAEAVCDQDAMDDVILASDVVMVARGDLGVEIGDPELVGIQKALIRRARQLNRAVITATQMMESMITNPMPTRAEVMDVANAVLDGTDAVMLSAETAAGQYPAETVAAMARVCLGAEKIPSINVSKHRLDVQFDNVEEAIAMSAMYAANHLKGVTAIITMTESGRTALMTSRISSGLPIFAMSRHERTLNLTALYRGVTPVHFDSTSDGVAAAHDAVNLLRDKGYLVSGDIVIVTQGDVMSTIGSTNTTRVMTVE, from the coding sequence ATGTCCAGAAGGCTTCGCAGAACCAAGATCGTAACCACCTTAGGCCCGGCTACCGATCGCGATAATAATCTTGAGAAAATTATCGCCGCCGGCGCCAACGTGGTGCGCATGAACTTCTCTCACGGTACGCCAGAAGACCATAAGTTACGTGCCGATAAAGTGCGTGAAATCGCAGCCAAACTGGGCCGCCACGTTGCTATCCTCGGCGATTTGCAGGGTCCAAAAATCCGCGTATCAACCTTTAAAGAGGGTAAAGTTTTCCTCAATATCGGCGACAAATTCCTGCTTGATGCCAACCTGGGCAAAGGCGAAGGCGATAAAGAGAAAGTCGGTATCGACTATAAAGGCCTGCCGGCTGACGTGGTACCTGGCGATATCCTGCTGCTCGACGACGGTCGCGTACAGCTGAAGGTGCTGGAAGTTCAGGGCATGAAAGTGTTCACCGAAGTCACCGTCGGCGGCCCGCTCTCCAACAATAAAGGCATCAACAAACTGGGTGGCGGCCTCTCTGCTGAAGCGCTTACCGATAAAGACAAAGCGGACATCGTGACGGCTGCGCTGATCGGCGTTGACTATCTGGCGGTCTCCTTCCCGCGCTGCGGCGAAGATCTGAACTATGCGCGTCGCCTGGCACGGGATGCAGGCTGCGATGCTAAAATCGTCGCGAAAGTTGAACGCGCCGAAGCCGTTTGCGATCAGGATGCCATGGACGACGTGATCCTCGCCTCTGACGTGGTGATGGTTGCGCGCGGTGACCTGGGCGTGGAAATCGGCGATCCTGAGCTGGTCGGTATCCAGAAAGCGCTCATTCGTCGCGCACGTCAGCTGAACCGCGCGGTGATCACCGCCACGCAGATGATGGAATCGATGATCACCAACCCAATGCCAACCCGTGCAGAAGTTATGGACGTGGCTAACGCCGTGCTGGACGGCACCGATGCGGTGATGCTCTCTGCGGAAACCGCTGCGGGCCAGTATCCGGCAGAAACCGTGGCCGCCATGGCGCGCGTCTGCCTGGGCGCTGAAAAGATCCCAAGCATCAACGTCTCTAAACACCGTCTGGACGTGCAGTTCGACAACGTGGAAGAAGCGATTGCGATGTCTGCGATGTACGCGGCAAACCACCTGAAGGGCGTTACCGCGATCATCACCATGACCGAATCTGGCCGCACCGCGCTGATGACCTCTCGTATCAGCTCTGGCCTGCCGATCTTCGCCATGTCCCGTCACGAACGCACCCTGAACCTGACGGCGCTGTACCGCGGCGTGACGCCGGTTCACTTCGACAGCACCAGTGACGGCGTAGCTGCGGCACACGATGCCGTAAACCTACTGCGCGACAAAGGCTATCTGGTGTCCGGTGATATCGTCATTGTGACCCAGGGCGACGTGATGAGCACCATCGGCTCAACAAACACCACGCGCGTCATGACCGTCGAGTAA
- the lpxM gene encoding lauroyl-Kdo(2)-lipid IV(A) myristoyltransferase (LpxM is lauroyl-Kdo(2)-lipid IV(A) myristoyltransferase, an enzyme characterized in Escherichia coli and involved in biosynthesis of the form of lipid A found in that species and some closely related species.), with protein METKKNNIEYIPEFEKSFRHPRNWGAWLGVYAFAGMALLPASVRDPVLGKIGRLAGRLGKSARRRAQINLYYCFPEKSDAEREAIIDEMYTTAPQAMAMMAELALKGPDKIVDRVDWKGLDIIEEMRRNDEKVIFLVPHGWGVDIPAMLMASQGQKMAAMFHNQGNKIYDFVWNTVRRRFGGRLHARNDGIKPFIQSVRQGYWGYYLPDQDHGPEHSEFVDFFATYKATLPAIGRLMKVCRARVIPLFPVYDGKTHRLSIEVRPPMDDLLTADDHTIARRMNEEVEILVGPHAEQYTWILKLLKTRKPGETEPYKRKDLYPKK; from the coding sequence ATGGAAACCAAAAAAAACAATATTGAATACATTCCTGAGTTTGAAAAATCCTTCCGCCATCCGCGCAACTGGGGCGCTTGGCTTGGTGTCTACGCCTTTGCGGGGATGGCGTTACTGCCTGCTTCCGTTCGCGATCCCGTTTTGGGGAAAATTGGCCGTCTGGCCGGGCGTTTAGGCAAGAGCGCCCGCCGTCGCGCGCAGATCAACCTCTATTACTGTTTTCCTGAGAAAAGCGACGCCGAGCGCGAGGCAATCATTGATGAGATGTACACCACCGCGCCGCAGGCCATGGCGATGATGGCTGAACTGGCGCTGAAAGGGCCGGATAAAATCGTCGATCGCGTTGACTGGAAAGGGCTGGACATCATCGAGGAGATGCGCCGCAACGACGAGAAAGTCATTTTCCTTGTCCCCCACGGCTGGGGCGTTGATATTCCGGCGATGCTGATGGCGTCTCAGGGCCAGAAAATGGCGGCGATGTTCCATAACCAGGGAAATAAAATCTACGATTTTGTCTGGAATACGGTGCGTCGTCGTTTTGGCGGACGTTTGCACGCGCGTAACGATGGCATTAAGCCCTTCATTCAGTCGGTGCGTCAGGGTTACTGGGGCTACTATCTGCCGGATCAGGACCACGGCCCTGAACACAGCGAGTTTGTCGATTTCTTTGCGACCTACAAAGCAACGCTTCCCGCGATCGGTCGCCTGATGAAAGTCTGTCGTGCCCGCGTGATCCCGCTGTTTCCGGTGTATGACGGTAAAACGCATCGCCTGAGTATTGAGGTTCGTCCGCCGATGGACGATCTGCTGACCGCGGACGACCACACGATCGCGCGTCGAATGAACGAAGAGGTGGAAATCCTGGTGGGGCCGCATGCCGAACAGTACACGTGGATCCTGAAGCTGCTTAAAACGCGTAAGCCAGGTGAAACAGAGCCCTATAAACGCAAAGATCTTTATCCGAAGAAATAA
- the mepM gene encoding murein DD-endopeptidase MepM: MQQIARSVALAFNNLPRPHRVMLGSLTVLTLAVAVWRPYVYHPSSAPIIKTIELEKSEIRSLLPEASEPIDQAAQEDEAIPQDELDDKTENEAGIHEYVVSTGDTLSSVLNQYGIDMGNISQLAAADKDLRNLKIGQQLSWTLTADGDLQRLTWEMSRRETRTYDRTANGFKMTSELQKGDWVNSVLKGTVGASFVSSARDAGLTSAEISSVIKAMQWQMDFRKLKKGDEFCVLMSREMLDGKREQSQLLGVRLRSEGKDYYAIRAEDGKFYDRSGTGLAKGFLRFPTAKQFRVSSNFNPRRLNPVTGRVAPHRGVDFAMPQGTPVLAVGDGEVVVAKRSGAAGYYVAVRHGRTYTTRYMHLRKLLVKPGQKVKRGDRIAISGNTGRSTGPHLHYEVWINQQAVNPLTAKLPRTEGLTGKDRTDYLAQVKEVIPQLSLN; this comes from the coding sequence GTGCAACAGATAGCCCGCTCTGTCGCCCTGGCATTTAACAATCTGCCTCGACCCCACCGCGTTATGCTGGGGTCGCTTACAGTTCTCACCTTAGCGGTCGCCGTCTGGCGGCCCTATGTTTACCACCCGAGTTCTGCCCCTATCATCAAAACCATTGAGCTTGAAAAGAGCGAAATCCGTTCTTTGCTGCCTGAAGCCAGTGAGCCTATTGACCAGGCGGCTCAGGAAGATGAAGCCATCCCGCAGGATGAGCTGGACGATAAAACCGAGAACGAAGCGGGTATCCACGAATATGTTGTCTCTACCGGGGACACGCTGAGCAGCGTGCTGAACCAGTACGGCATCGACATGGGTAATATCAGCCAGCTGGCGGCTGCGGATAAAGATCTTCGTAACCTGAAAATCGGACAACAGCTCTCCTGGACACTAACGGCGGATGGCGATCTCCAGCGTCTGACCTGGGAAATGTCCCGCCGCGAAACCCGCACCTACGATCGCACTGCAAACGGTTTCAAGATGACCAGCGAACTGCAGAAGGGTGACTGGGTTAATAGTGTTCTGAAAGGCACCGTGGGCGCGAGCTTTGTCTCCAGCGCGCGCGATGCGGGCCTGACCAGCGCTGAAATCAGCTCGGTGATCAAAGCCATGCAGTGGCAGATGGATTTCCGCAAGCTGAAGAAGGGCGATGAGTTCTGCGTCCTGATGTCCCGCGAAATGCTGGACGGCAAGCGCGAGCAAAGCCAGCTGCTGGGCGTACGTCTGCGCTCCGAAGGCAAAGATTACTACGCGATCCGCGCCGAAGACGGTAAGTTCTACGACCGCAGCGGTACGGGCCTTGCGAAAGGCTTCCTGCGCTTCCCGACGGCAAAACAGTTCCGCGTCTCCTCGAACTTTAACCCGCGTCGTCTGAACCCGGTAACCGGGCGCGTCGCGCCGCACCGTGGCGTTGACTTCGCCATGCCGCAGGGCACGCCGGTACTGGCGGTAGGGGATGGTGAAGTGGTGGTGGCCAAGCGTAGCGGTGCCGCCGGATATTATGTCGCGGTACGTCATGGCCGCACTTATACGACCCGCTACATGCACCTGCGTAAGCTGCTGGTGAAGCCGGGCCAGAAGGTGAAGCGTGGTGACCGTATCGCGATCTCCGGCAATACCGGACGCTCTACCGGCCCGCACCTGCACTATGAAGTGTGGATCAACCAACAGGCAGTGAACCCGCTGACGGCGAAACTGCCGCGCACCGAAGGCCTGACAGGTAAAGATCGTACTGATTATCTGGCGCAGGTGAAAGAGGTGATACCGCAGCTGAGCTTAAACTAA
- the znuA gene encoding zinc ABC transporter substrate-binding protein ZnuA yields MLHKNTLLFAALSAALWGTTAQDVNAAVVASLKPLGFIASAIADGVTETQVLLPDGASEHDYSLRPSDVKRLQNADLVVWIGPEMEAFMQKSAKQVAGEKQVAIADLPGVKPLLMKGADDDGDEHDHHAADGEKGDEDHHHGEYNMHLWLSPEIARLSAVAIHDKLVELMPQSRAKLDANLKDFEAQLAATDKQVGNELAPLKGKGYFVFHDAYGYYEKHYGLTPLGHFTVNPEIQPGAQRLHEIRTQLVEQKATCVFAEPQFRPAVVEAVARGTSVRMGTLDPLGTNIQLSKASYSQFLSQLANQYASCLKGE; encoded by the coding sequence ATGTTACATAAAAATACGCTTCTTTTCGCAGCATTATCTGCTGCCCTTTGGGGGACAACCGCACAAGATGTTAACGCTGCGGTTGTCGCTTCGCTTAAGCCACTTGGATTCATCGCGTCCGCCATTGCCGACGGCGTAACGGAGACCCAGGTTCTGCTCCCTGATGGTGCTTCTGAGCATGACTATTCCCTGCGCCCGTCAGATGTAAAACGCTTACAAAACGCGGACTTAGTTGTCTGGATTGGTCCTGAAATGGAAGCGTTCATGCAGAAGTCAGCAAAACAGGTGGCGGGTGAAAAACAGGTCGCGATTGCCGACCTCCCCGGCGTGAAACCGTTACTCATGAAAGGGGCGGATGACGACGGAGACGAACATGACCATCATGCTGCAGACGGTGAAAAAGGTGATGAAGATCACCATCACGGCGAGTACAACATGCATCTTTGGTTATCCCCAGAGATAGCGCGGCTTTCAGCGGTTGCAATCCACGACAAATTAGTGGAACTTATGCCGCAAAGTCGAGCCAAACTAGACGCCAACCTGAAGGATTTTGAGGCACAATTAGCCGCAACCGATAAGCAGGTAGGTAATGAGCTCGCACCGTTGAAAGGAAAAGGGTATTTCGTTTTTCATGACGCCTACGGCTATTACGAAAAACATTACGGTTTGACCCCGCTGGGCCACTTCACCGTCAACCCTGAAATTCAGCCTGGTGCGCAGCGTTTACATGAAATCAGAACACAGTTGGTTGAGCAAAAAGCGACATGCGTTTTTGCTGAGCCACAGTTCAGGCCAGCGGTCGTAGAAGCCGTGGCCAGGGGAACATCCGTGCGCATGGGAACCCTTGACCCGCTAGGTACGAATATCCAGTTGAGCAAAGCGAGCTATTCGCAGTTCCTCAGCCAACTGGCGAACCAGTATGCGAGCTGCCTGAAAGGAGAATAA
- the znuC gene encoding zinc ABC transporter ATP-binding protein ZnuC: protein MTTLVSLENISVSFGQRRVLSDVSLDLKPGKILTLLGPNGAGKSTLVRVVLGLVAPDEGVIKREEKLRIGYVPQKLHLDATLPLTVSRFLRLRPGTRKADILPALKRVQAGHLVDAPLQKLSGGETQRVLLARALLSSPQLLVLDEPTQGVDVNGQVALYDLIDQLRRELDCAVLMVSHDLHLVMAKTDEVLCLNHHICCSGTPEVVSMHPEFISMFGPRGAEQLGIYRHHHNHRHDLQGRIVLRRGNGHS from the coding sequence ATGACGACATTGGTTTCTCTTGAAAATATTTCGGTCTCATTTGGCCAGCGCCGCGTCCTCTCTGACGTGTCGCTCGATCTGAAGCCCGGCAAAATTCTGACGCTGCTCGGCCCCAATGGCGCAGGCAAATCCACCCTGGTGCGCGTGGTGCTGGGTCTGGTCGCACCCGATGAAGGCGTGATTAAGCGCGAGGAAAAATTGCGTATTGGCTATGTGCCGCAAAAACTACACCTCGACGCCACGCTGCCGCTGACGGTCAGCCGTTTCCTGCGTCTGCGCCCCGGCACTCGTAAAGCCGATATTCTTCCGGCGCTGAAACGCGTGCAGGCGGGCCATCTTGTCGATGCGCCGCTGCAAAAACTGTCCGGCGGTGAAACTCAGCGTGTTTTACTTGCCCGCGCGCTGCTGAGCAGCCCGCAGCTGCTGGTACTGGATGAACCGACTCAGGGTGTGGATGTGAATGGTCAGGTTGCGCTTTATGATTTGATCGACCAGCTGCGCCGGGAGCTTGATTGCGCCGTGCTGATGGTGTCTCACGATCTCCATCTGGTGATGGCAAAAACCGACGAAGTGCTGTGTCTCAACCACCATATCTGCTGCTCCGGTACGCCTGAAGTGGTGTCAATGCACCCGGAATTTATCTCCATGTTCGGCCCACGCGGCGCTGAACAGCTGGGTATTTACCGCCATCATCATAATCATCGCCATGATTTGCAGGGACGAATCGTACTGCGTCGGGGAAATGGACACTCATGA
- the znuB gene encoding zinc ABC transporter permease subunit ZnuB, which translates to MIELLLPGWLAGIMLACAAGPLGSFVVWRRMSYFGDTLAHASLLGVAFGLLLDVNPFYAVIVVTLLLAAGLVWLEKRPHLAIDTLLGIMAHSALSLGLVVVSLMSNIRVDLMAYLFGDLLAVTPEDLIAIAIGVVVVLAILLWQWRNLLAMTVSPDLAFVDGVKLQRVKLLLMLVTALTIGVAMKFVGALIITSLLIIPAATARRFARTPEQMAGVAVIIGMIAVTGGLTFSAFYDTPAGPSVVLSAAVLFILSMMKKTAN; encoded by the coding sequence ATGATTGAACTGTTACTGCCCGGCTGGCTGGCCGGGATTATGCTTGCCTGCGCCGCGGGTCCGCTCGGCTCGTTTGTTGTCTGGCGCAGAATGTCCTATTTTGGCGATACCCTGGCGCATGCGTCCCTGCTGGGCGTTGCCTTTGGTCTGCTGCTGGATGTAAACCCCTTCTACGCGGTGATTGTGGTCACACTGCTGCTGGCGGCCGGTCTGGTCTGGCTGGAGAAGCGCCCTCACCTCGCTATTGATACGCTGCTTGGTATTATGGCGCACAGTGCCCTGTCGCTGGGCCTGGTGGTGGTCAGCCTGATGTCGAACATCCGCGTGGATCTGATGGCCTACCTCTTCGGTGACCTGCTGGCCGTGACGCCGGAGGATCTCATCGCTATCGCCATAGGCGTCGTGGTGGTACTCGCTATTCTGCTCTGGCAGTGGCGGAATTTACTGGCAATGACCGTCAGTCCGGATCTGGCGTTTGTCGACGGCGTGAAGCTGCAGCGCGTTAAGCTGCTGCTGATGCTGGTGACAGCGCTAACGATTGGTGTCGCAATGAAGTTTGTCGGCGCGCTGATTATTACGTCGCTGCTGATCATCCCTGCGGCTACGGCGCGTCGTTTTGCCCGTACGCCGGAGCAGATGGCCGGCGTGGCCGTGATTATCGGAATGATTGCGGTAACGGGGGGGTTAACCTTCTCGGCGTTCTACGACACGCCTGCGGGGCCGTCTGTGGTGCTTAGTGCAGCGGTGCTGTTTATCCTCAGTATGATGAAGAAGACAGCGAATTAA
- the ruvB gene encoding Holliday junction branch migration DNA helicase RuvB — protein sequence MIEADRLVSAGTIQADDVVDRAIRPKLLDEYIGQPQVRSQMEIFIQAAKLRGDALDHLLIFGPPGLGKTTLANIVANEMGVNLRTTSGPVLEKAGDLAAMLTNLEPHDVLFIDEIHRLSPVVEEVLYPAMEDYQLDIMIGEGPAARSIKIDLPPFTLIGATTRAGSLTSPLRDRFGIVQRLEFYQVADLQHIVGRSARYMGLEMSEEGAFEVAKRSRGTPRIANRLLRRVRDFAEVKHDGSISAEIAAQALDMLNVDAEGFDYMDRKLLLAVLDKFFGGPVGLDNLAAAIGEERETIEDVLEPYLIQQGFLQRTPRGRMATVRAWNHFGITPPAMP from the coding sequence ATGATTGAAGCAGACCGCCTGGTGTCGGCAGGCACTATTCAGGCAGATGACGTGGTGGATCGCGCGATTCGCCCTAAGCTGCTTGATGAGTATATCGGCCAGCCGCAGGTTCGTTCCCAGATGGAGATTTTCATCCAGGCGGCAAAGCTGCGCGGCGATGCGCTCGATCACCTGCTGATTTTTGGCCCTCCCGGTTTAGGGAAAACCACGCTGGCGAATATCGTCGCCAATGAAATGGGCGTCAACCTGCGCACCACATCCGGCCCCGTGCTGGAGAAGGCGGGCGATCTCGCGGCGATGCTGACCAACCTCGAACCGCATGACGTGCTGTTTATCGATGAGATCCACCGCCTGTCGCCGGTGGTGGAGGAAGTGCTCTATCCGGCGATGGAAGATTACCAGCTGGATATCATGATCGGTGAAGGCCCGGCCGCGCGCTCCATCAAAATCGATCTGCCGCCGTTTACCCTGATTGGCGCCACCACCCGCGCCGGGTCGTTGACCTCTCCGCTGCGCGATCGTTTCGGCATCGTGCAGCGTCTTGAGTTTTACCAGGTGGCGGACCTCCAGCACATCGTTGGCCGTAGCGCCCGCTATATGGGGCTCGAAATGAGCGAAGAGGGCGCGTTTGAAGTGGCGAAGCGTTCCCGCGGTACGCCGCGTATCGCCAACCGCCTGCTGCGCCGCGTGCGTGACTTTGCCGAGGTGAAGCACGATGGCTCGATTTCCGCCGAGATCGCTGCCCAGGCGCTGGATATGCTTAACGTCGATGCCGAAGGCTTTGACTATATGGACCGTAAACTGCTGCTGGCGGTGCTGGATAAGTTCTTTGGCGGCCCGGTCGGGTTGGATAACCTGGCTGCGGCTATTGGGGAAGAGCGTGAGACGATTGAAGATGTGCTGGAGCCGTATCTGATCCAGCAGGGTTTCCTGCAGCGCACCCCGCGTGGACGTATGGCAACGGTGCGGGCGTGGAATCATTTCGGCATTACGCCGCCCGCGATGCCGTAA
- the ruvA gene encoding Holliday junction branch migration protein RuvA, producing the protein MIGRLRGIIIEKQPPLVLLEVGGVGYEVHMPMTCFYELPDAGKEAIVFTQFVVREDAQLLYGFNNKQERTLFRELIKTNGVGPKLALAILSGMSAPQFVNAVEREDPAALIKLPGIGKKTAERLIVEMKDRFKGLHGDLFTPAADLVLTSPGGPATDDDAEQEAVAALVALGYKPQEASRMVSKIAKPDASSETLIREALRAAL; encoded by the coding sequence CCCCCGTTAGTGCTGCTGGAAGTGGGTGGCGTGGGCTATGAAGTCCATATGCCGATGACCTGCTTCTACGAGCTGCCGGACGCGGGCAAAGAGGCGATTGTCTTTACCCAGTTTGTGGTGCGTGAAGATGCCCAGCTGCTCTATGGCTTCAATAACAAGCAGGAACGGACCCTGTTCCGTGAGCTGATTAAAACCAACGGCGTCGGTCCGAAGCTGGCGCTGGCGATTTTGTCCGGCATGTCGGCACCACAGTTTGTGAATGCCGTTGAGCGCGAAGATCCTGCGGCGCTGATTAAGCTTCCGGGCATCGGTAAGAAAACCGCCGAGCGCCTGATTGTCGAGATGAAAGACCGCTTTAAAGGTCTGCATGGCGATCTGTTCACTCCGGCAGCTGATTTGGTACTGACCTCTCCTGGCGGCCCTGCGACGGATGATGACGCCGAGCAGGAAGCGGTTGCCGCGCTGGTGGCGCTGGGCTATAAACCTCAGGAGGCCAGCCGCATGGTGAGCAAAATTGCCAAACCGGACGCCAGCAGTGAAACCCTGATTCGTGAAGCGCTGCGCGCTGCATTGTGA